In the genome of Lentimicrobium sp. L6, one region contains:
- a CDS encoding response regulator: MNSISKILIVDDSDANLDLLKGILRKTQTYKVATAKDGKSALTKIRSQKFDIILLDYVMPGMNGLEVCTEIKKDKTNSETPVIFLTADHSEEVLAQAFDAGAVDFIKKPFGKMELLSRVKNHLQLVENNKELAIAKEYAEVANKTKGEFLANMSHEIRTPMNGIITVVEFLKDTQITKKQNDLLDIIKTSSDNLLEIINDILDFSKIEAGQVELEFINFNLREEIESVLKPLEIRAKEKSLKLELKIDDNIPNMMNGDILRIKQIIINLVNNAIKFTQEGGITLEIKEENCNDGKHCILFEVIDTGIGISIDNQKKLFKSFSQTDASSTRKYGGTGLGLAISKNLVKMMGGKIQVKSQTNMGSTFSFNLILNTPSSEAPKKKAIKPQYKSKLERKIILVVDDNEINRKVAKMTLTKFGHQTDLAINGIEAYQKYLEKHYDLILMDVHMPELDGIETTAMIRKHEKEDSISNPIPIVAMTAAAMKGDRERFIEAGMNEYISKPFKVADLENILHLIFR, translated from the coding sequence ATGAACTCAATTAGCAAAATATTAATTGTTGATGATTCTGATGCCAATTTGGATCTACTCAAAGGAATATTAAGAAAAACCCAAACCTATAAAGTAGCTACCGCCAAAGATGGTAAATCAGCATTAACAAAAATTCGTAGCCAAAAATTTGATATTATTTTATTGGACTATGTAATGCCTGGAATGAATGGTTTAGAAGTCTGTACAGAAATAAAAAAAGACAAAACCAATAGTGAAACCCCAGTAATCTTCCTTACTGCTGATCATTCTGAAGAAGTATTAGCCCAAGCTTTCGACGCAGGCGCAGTTGATTTTATAAAAAAGCCCTTCGGAAAAATGGAATTACTTTCTCGAGTGAAGAATCATCTACAATTGGTTGAAAACAATAAGGAATTAGCCATTGCCAAGGAATATGCCGAAGTCGCCAATAAAACCAAAGGTGAATTTCTGGCCAACATGAGCCACGAAATTAGAACACCTATGAATGGAATCATCACCGTGGTGGAATTTCTTAAAGACACTCAAATTACAAAAAAACAAAATGATTTATTAGATATTATCAAAACTTCCTCTGATAATTTATTGGAAATTATAAATGACATCCTAGATTTTTCAAAGATAGAAGCTGGACAAGTAGAATTAGAATTTATCAATTTTAATTTAAGAGAGGAAATTGAATCTGTTCTTAAACCTCTTGAAATTCGAGCCAAAGAAAAAAGCTTGAAACTTGAATTAAAAATTGATGACAATATCCCTAATATGATGAATGGAGATATTTTAAGGATCAAACAAATCATCATTAATTTGGTAAATAATGCCATAAAATTCACTCAAGAAGGAGGAATCACTTTAGAGATAAAAGAAGAAAACTGTAATGATGGGAAGCATTGTATTCTTTTTGAAGTTATAGATACCGGCATTGGAATATCCATTGATAATCAGAAAAAACTATTCAAGTCATTTTCTCAGACCGATGCTTCTTCAACTCGGAAATATGGTGGAACAGGTTTAGGATTAGCCATCTCTAAAAACTTAGTAAAAATGATGGGTGGAAAAATACAAGTAAAAAGTCAAACCAATATGGGCTCTACTTTTTCCTTCAACCTGATTCTGAATACACCATCCTCTGAAGCTCCTAAAAAGAAAGCTATCAAGCCTCAATATAAAAGCAAACTAGAGCGCAAAATCATTCTTGTGGTGGATGATAATGAAATCAATCGAAAAGTAGCGAAAATGACTTTGACAAAGTTTGGTCATCAAACCGATTTGGCCATAAATGGAATCGAAGCCTATCAAAAATACTTAGAAAAACATTACGATTTGATACTAATGGACGTTCATATGCCAGAATTGGATGGCATAGAAACAACCGCCATGATCAGAAAGCACGAAAAAGAGGACTCAATCTCCAATCCCATTCCAATAGTGGCGATGACAGCAGCTGCCATGAAAGGTGATAGAGAACGATTTATAGAGGCCGGAATGAATGAATACATTAGCAAACCCTTTAAAGTTGCCGACCTAGAAAACATACTGCATCTCATATTCAGGTAA